In a single window of the Atlantibacter hermannii genome:
- the ynfD gene encoding protein: MKRLALPVVCLLAFAAAPALAAPESCERVKADIQQRIINNGVSETSFSLTIVPGDQVDQMDAQVVGHCANDTHKILYTRTSSGNASGSAAAGQDGSQSEPQ, encoded by the coding sequence ATGAAGCGTTTAGCCTTGCCGGTTGTCTGTCTGCTGGCGTTTGCCGCCGCGCCAGCGCTGGCCGCGCCGGAATCCTGTGAACGGGTCAAAGCGGATATCCAACAGCGCATCATCAATAATGGCGTTTCGGAAACCAGTTTTAGCTTAACCATTGTGCCTGGCGATCAGGTGGATCAAATGGACGCGCAAGTGGTCGGTCACTGCGCGAACGACACGCATAAAATCCTCTATACCCGCACCAGCAGCGGCAACGCGTCAGGCAGCGCTGCCGCCGGGCAGGACGGGTCGCAAAGCGAGCCGCAATAA
- the rspA gene encoding starvation sensing protein RspA, giving the protein MKIVSAEVFVTCPGRNFVTLKITTDSGLTGLGDATLNGRELSVASYLKDHLCPQLIGRDAHRIEDIWQFFYKGAYWRRGPVTMSAISAIDMALWDIKAKAANMPLYQLLGGASREGVMVYCHTTGHSIDEVLDDYARHKEMGFKAIRVQCGVPGMKTTYGMAKGKGLAYEPATKGDWPEEQLWSTEKYLDFTPKLFEAVRNKFGFHEHLLHDMHHRLTPIEAARFGKSIEEHRLFWMEDPTPAENQECFRLIRQHTVTPIAVGEVFNSIWDCKQLIEEQLIDYIRTTITHAGGISGMRRIADFASLYQVRTGSHGPSDLSPVCMAAALHFDLWVPNFGVQEYMGYSEQMLEVFPHNWTFDNGYMHPGDKPGLGIEFDEKLAAKYPYEPAYLPVARLEDGTLWNW; this is encoded by the coding sequence ATGAAAATCGTCAGTGCTGAAGTTTTCGTGACCTGTCCGGGTCGCAACTTTGTCACCTTAAAAATCACCACCGACAGCGGATTAACCGGGTTAGGGGACGCCACGCTCAATGGCCGCGAACTTTCCGTGGCGTCATACCTGAAAGATCATCTGTGCCCTCAACTGATTGGCCGCGATGCGCATCGCATCGAGGATATCTGGCAGTTCTTCTATAAAGGCGCGTACTGGCGTCGCGGCCCGGTCACCATGTCCGCCATTTCCGCCATCGATATGGCGCTGTGGGATATCAAAGCCAAAGCCGCCAACATGCCGCTGTATCAACTGCTCGGCGGCGCGTCCCGTGAAGGGGTGATGGTGTATTGCCACACCACGGGCCACAGCATCGACGAAGTCCTGGACGATTATGCGCGCCATAAAGAGATGGGCTTTAAAGCCATTCGCGTGCAGTGCGGCGTGCCGGGCATGAAAACCACTTACGGCATGGCGAAGGGCAAAGGGCTGGCGTATGAACCGGCCACGAAAGGCGACTGGCCTGAAGAGCAGTTGTGGTCAACGGAAAAATACCTCGATTTCACGCCGAAACTGTTTGAAGCGGTGCGCAATAAGTTTGGTTTTCATGAACACCTGCTGCACGACATGCATCACCGCCTGACGCCGATTGAAGCGGCGCGTTTTGGTAAGAGCATTGAAGAACACCGCCTGTTCTGGATGGAAGATCCGACACCTGCGGAAAACCAGGAGTGCTTCCGTCTGATCCGCCAGCACACCGTGACGCCGATTGCCGTTGGCGAAGTTTTTAACAGCATCTGGGATTGCAAACAGCTGATTGAAGAACAACTGATCGATTATATCCGCACCACCATCACCCACGCGGGCGGCATTAGCGGTATGCGCCGTATCGCCGATTTCGCGTCCCTGTATCAGGTACGTACCGGTTCCCACGGTCCGTCGGATCTGTCGCCGGTTTGTATGGCGGCGGCGCTGCATTTCGATCTCTGGGTACCGAATTTTGGGGTACAGGAATACATGGGTTATTCCGAACAAATGCTGGAAGTCTTCCCGCATAACTGGACCTTCGACAATGGCTATATGCATCCGGGCGATAAGCCAGGTCTGGGCATCGAATTCGATGAAAAACTGGCGGCGAAATATCCCTACGAACCGGCTTATTTACCGGTAGCGCGTCTGGAAGACGGCACGCTGTGGAACTGGTGA
- a CDS encoding lipoprotein codes for MKPQIFIIALTAALSGCDDPQGPIAYTPEMASFSNEFDFDPLRGPVKDFSQTLLNDHGEVTRRVSGTMSKEGCFDTLEFHDLDANTGAALVLDANYYLEAGSQEKRVKLQGKCQLAELPAIGLQYETDDNGFVVAARGKEASVEYRYDEEGYPLGKKTQAKASTLDVKATTTGDKRKKLNYQSVSLLDNKAISHATQVCKYDDYFNPVSCTLDVTDESATPPTVHHFTIKNTIEYY; via the coding sequence GTGAAGCCACAGATTTTTATCATAGCGTTAACGGCAGCACTGAGCGGCTGTGACGATCCCCAGGGGCCCATTGCCTACACACCTGAAATGGCAAGTTTTTCAAATGAATTTGACTTTGACCCGCTGCGTGGGCCGGTTAAAGATTTCAGCCAGACATTACTGAATGACCATGGCGAAGTGACCCGCCGGGTAAGTGGCACGATGTCGAAAGAAGGGTGTTTTGATACGCTGGAGTTTCACGATCTCGATGCCAATACCGGGGCGGCGCTGGTGCTCGATGCCAATTACTATCTGGAAGCTGGCTCGCAGGAAAAACGGGTGAAACTGCAGGGAAAATGCCAGCTGGCGGAACTTCCGGCTATCGGCTTACAGTACGAAACCGACGATAACGGCTTTGTGGTGGCGGCGCGGGGGAAAGAGGCCTCGGTGGAATATCGCTACGACGAGGAAGGCTATCCGCTGGGCAAGAAAACCCAGGCTAAAGCATCCACGCTGGACGTCAAAGCCACCACTACCGGGGATAAACGTAAAAAACTCAATTACCAGTCGGTCAGCCTGCTGGATAACAAAGCCATTTCCCATGCCACGCAGGTCTGCAAATACGACGACTATTTCAATCCGGTGAGTTGCACCCTGGACGTGACGGACGAGAGCGCCACGCCACCGACGGTGCACCATTTCACCATCAAAAACACCATTGAATATTACTAA
- the yehW_3 gene encoding ABC transporter membrane protein, producing MYRQLALRAVLALLALILVTGLIVWGVGLDTVKERRVDLIYLGQQHLKLVFSSMALALLVGIPSGILLSRPAARRFAEYVMQIFNVGNTLPPLAVLALAMVIIGIGDRPAIFALFLASLLPIVRNTYAGLCSVPGSLIEAAKGIGMTRWQRLRQVELPNAWPVMLSGIRIATAINVGTAPLAFLIGASSYGELIFPGIYLNDFPTLILGAAATALFAMILDLALAGLGRLMSPHTA from the coding sequence ATGTATAGACAACTTGCACTGCGCGCAGTGCTGGCGCTGCTTGCGCTCATTTTGGTGACAGGTTTGATCGTCTGGGGCGTCGGTCTGGATACGGTTAAAGAACGTCGGGTGGACTTGATCTACCTCGGGCAACAGCATCTGAAACTGGTATTCAGTTCAATGGCGCTGGCGCTGTTGGTCGGTATTCCCAGCGGTATTTTATTGAGCCGCCCCGCCGCCCGCCGTTTCGCGGAATACGTGATGCAAATTTTCAACGTTGGCAATACCTTACCGCCTCTGGCAGTGCTGGCGCTGGCAATGGTGATTATCGGTATCGGCGATCGTCCGGCGATATTCGCCTTATTCCTCGCGTCTCTGTTGCCGATTGTCCGTAATACCTACGCCGGGTTGTGTTCCGTACCGGGCTCGCTGATTGAAGCGGCCAAAGGTATCGGCATGACCCGCTGGCAGCGGTTACGTCAGGTTGAGCTACCCAACGCCTGGCCAGTCATGCTGTCAGGTATCCGTATCGCCACGGCGATCAACGTCGGAACCGCCCCGCTGGCGTTTCTCATTGGCGCCAGCAGCTATGGCGAACTGATTTTCCCCGGCATCTATCTGAATGACTTCCCCACTTTGATCCTCGGCGCGGCTGCCACGGCGCTGTTTGCCATGATTCTGGATTTAGCGCTGGCCGGTCTGGGCCGCCTGATGAGCCCGCACACTGCCTGA
- the murQ gene encoding N-acetylmuramic acid 6-phosphate etherase, translating into MSIDLRQLLTERRNPASENIDTLSTLEMLTVMNDEDCRVPLAITPYLPQIAKLVDRVAQAFAEGGRLIYIGAGTSGRLGILDASECPPTFGTRPEQVVGLIAGGHKAILSAVENVEDNREQGEADLKAINFSAKDVLVGLAASGRTPYVLGAMAWARSLNACVAVVSCNPQSEMAALADIAITPAVGPEVVTGSTRLKAGTAQKLVLNMITTGAMIRSGKVYSNLMVDVEATNAKLIERQISIVMDATECDRATAEAALQQCHRHCKTAIVMVLTGLDAAQAKAVLEKNNGFIRLALQQA; encoded by the coding sequence ATGAGCATCGATTTACGCCAACTACTCACCGAACGCCGCAATCCCGCCAGCGAGAATATCGACACCCTGTCGACACTGGAGATGCTGACGGTCATGAACGATGAGGATTGCCGGGTTCCGCTTGCGATCACACCTTATCTCCCGCAGATCGCAAAGCTGGTGGACCGCGTCGCGCAGGCGTTTGCTGAGGGAGGCCGGTTGATTTATATCGGCGCGGGCACATCAGGGCGGCTCGGCATCCTGGACGCCAGCGAATGCCCGCCGACTTTCGGAACCAGGCCGGAGCAGGTCGTCGGGCTTATCGCTGGCGGGCATAAAGCCATTTTAAGCGCGGTAGAGAATGTGGAAGACAACCGCGAGCAGGGCGAAGCGGATTTGAAAGCGATTAACTTTAGCGCCAAAGATGTGCTGGTGGGCCTTGCCGCGAGTGGCAGAACGCCGTATGTGCTCGGCGCGATGGCGTGGGCCCGTTCACTGAATGCCTGCGTGGCGGTAGTGAGCTGCAATCCGCAAAGTGAAATGGCGGCGCTGGCGGACATTGCGATTACTCCTGCCGTCGGGCCGGAAGTGGTAACCGGTTCGACACGCCTGAAAGCGGGTACAGCCCAGAAGCTGGTGCTAAATATGATCACCACCGGGGCGATGATCCGCAGCGGCAAGGTCTACAGTAATTTAATGGTCGATGTGGAAGCCACCAACGCCAAACTGATTGAGCGCCAGATTTCGATTGTGATGGATGCGACCGAGTGCGATCGCGCCACCGCCGAGGCCGCGCTGCAACAGTGTCATCGCCACTGTAAAACCGCCATCGTGATGGTGCTGACCGGCCTTGACGCCGCGCAGGCGAAAGCGGTACTGGAAAAAAACAACGGATTTATCCGTCTGGCATTACAACAGGCGTAA
- the uxaC_2 gene encoding glucuronate isomerase — MKFINDSFMINNEPGRKLYREYAKALPVIDYHCHLDAREIYENKSFTDITQLWLAGDHYKWRAMRANGVSEDKITGNASSEEKFQAWAETVESCFGNPLYHWTHLELQYYFGIEDNLDTTNWRDIMSACNRLLSQDDFKPRALITRSNVDVICTTDSPLDSLEYHRLLRDDADFTTQVLPTFRPDDIFEENPQQFGLFIEKLSALTGVKIVRFADLSQAMEQRIEYFHASGCRISDHGPVAIHYQPATAQEIENVFAKKCAGETLTPTEHTALISAIFVMLAGHYKKRQWSMQIHFGAIRSNNSLMKEKIGINTGFDSIADQCHLAQGLNGLLDAMARNNALPKTILYNLNPIYNDIVATTIANFQSADDGVKSPIQFGSGWWFNDTRRGMENQLNSLADQGVLMNFIGMLTDSRSFISYTRHDYFRRILCNLIGGWVERGEVPDNPQILSKLITNICHDNAKNYFRF; from the coding sequence ATGAAATTTATTAACGACAGTTTTATGATTAATAATGAACCCGGGCGCAAATTGTACCGCGAATATGCAAAAGCGCTGCCGGTTATCGATTACCATTGCCACCTGGACGCCAGAGAGATTTATGAAAATAAATCCTTCACGGATATTACCCAGTTATGGCTGGCCGGGGATCATTACAAATGGCGCGCAATGCGCGCCAACGGCGTCAGCGAAGATAAAATCACCGGCAATGCCTCCTCTGAAGAGAAATTCCAGGCGTGGGCAGAAACGGTGGAGTCCTGTTTTGGCAACCCGCTGTATCACTGGACGCACCTGGAGCTGCAATATTATTTCGGGATTGAAGATAACCTGGACACCACCAACTGGCGCGATATTATGTCCGCCTGCAATCGGCTGTTATCTCAGGATGATTTCAAACCCCGTGCGTTGATTACCCGCTCAAATGTTGACGTTATTTGCACCACCGATTCGCCGCTGGATTCGCTGGAATATCATCGCTTATTACGCGACGACGCGGATTTTACTACCCAGGTTCTGCCCACGTTTCGTCCGGATGATATTTTCGAAGAAAATCCGCAGCAGTTTGGCCTGTTTATCGAAAAACTCTCGGCGCTTACCGGCGTTAAAATAGTTCGTTTCGCCGATTTGTCTCAGGCAATGGAACAGCGAATTGAATATTTCCACGCGTCAGGATGCCGTATTTCCGATCACGGTCCGGTGGCAATTCATTATCAGCCCGCCACTGCGCAGGAAATCGAGAACGTATTTGCCAAAAAATGCGCGGGCGAAACGTTAACGCCAACTGAGCATACGGCATTAATTAGCGCCATATTCGTCATGCTGGCGGGGCACTATAAAAAGCGCCAGTGGTCGATGCAGATTCATTTCGGGGCGATCCGCAGTAATAACAGCCTGATGAAAGAGAAAATCGGCATTAATACCGGGTTTGATTCCATTGCCGATCAATGTCATCTGGCGCAAGGGTTAAACGGTTTGCTGGATGCGATGGCGCGAAATAACGCGTTGCCCAAAACCATTCTGTATAACCTGAACCCGATTTATAACGATATTGTCGCCACGACTATCGCCAATTTCCAGTCTGCTGATGACGGCGTGAAATCACCGATCCAGTTTGGCTCCGGCTGGTGGTTCAACGATACGCGCCGGGGGATGGAAAACCAACTTAACTCTCTGGCGGACCAGGGGGTGCTGATGAATTTCATCGGCATGTTGACCGATTCCCGCAGCTTTATTTCCTATACGCGTCACGACTATTTCCGCCGTATTTTATGTAATCTCATCGGCGGATGGGTTGAGCGTGGGGAAGTGCCGGATAATCCACAAATATTATCAAAACTAATAACAAATATTTGTCACGACAACGCTAAAAATTACTTCCGATTCTAA
- the yehW_2 gene encoding ABC transporter membrane protein: MVLTIPSIALFGLMIPLFSMIGQGIGALPAVTAVFLYSLLPIVRNTHTALESLPPGLREAGRGIGMTFWQRLRWVEIPIALPVIFGGIRTAVVMNIGVMAIAAVIGAGGLGLLLLNGIGGSDIRMLIAGAVMICLLAIVLDWMLHRLQVMLTPKGIR, from the coding sequence GTGGTGCTGACCATCCCGTCTATCGCGCTGTTCGGCCTGATGATCCCTCTGTTTTCGATGATTGGTCAGGGGATTGGCGCGTTGCCTGCCGTGACAGCGGTATTCCTCTATTCCCTGCTGCCGATTGTTCGCAATACCCATACGGCGCTGGAAAGCCTGCCGCCGGGTCTGCGCGAAGCGGGACGCGGCATCGGCATGACGTTCTGGCAGCGCCTGCGCTGGGTAGAAATCCCCATCGCGCTGCCGGTGATTTTCGGCGGCATTCGCACCGCAGTGGTGATGAATATTGGCGTTATGGCGATTGCGGCGGTGATTGGCGCAGGCGGGCTTGGTCTGTTGCTGCTGAACGGCATCGGCGGCAGCGATATTCGCATGCTGATTGCTGGCGCCGTCATGATTTGTTTGCTGGCCATTGTACTTGACTGGATGCTGCACCGTTTACAGGTGATGCTGACTCCGAAGGGGATACGATAA
- the ynfA gene encoding inner membrane protein, giving the protein MIKTTLLFFATALAEIVGCFLPWLWLRRGASAWLLLPAGLSLALFVWLLTLHPAASGRVYAAYGGVYVMTALLWLRVVDGIKLSLSDWLGAGIALCGMLIIVAGWGRT; this is encoded by the coding sequence ATGATTAAAACAACGTTGCTGTTTTTTGCCACCGCGCTGGCTGAAATCGTCGGCTGTTTTTTGCCGTGGCTGTGGTTACGGCGCGGGGCATCGGCATGGTTGTTATTGCCCGCCGGGCTTTCACTGGCGCTTTTCGTCTGGTTGTTAACCCTCCATCCCGCCGCGAGCGGGCGCGTCTATGCGGCCTATGGCGGCGTCTACGTCATGACAGCACTTCTCTGGCTACGGGTCGTGGACGGCATAAAACTCAGTTTATCCGACTGGCTCGGCGCAGGGATCGCCCTGTGCGGCATGTTGATCATCGTTGCTGGCTGGGGCCGCACCTAA
- the murP gene encoding N-acetylmuramic acid-specific PTS system EIIBC component gives MAKITREMIARITQAVGGGSNVAHCGNCMTRLRLTLRDDTRADVAAIRQIPGVLGVIESDEQFQIVLGPGHAQTAAEMMNQHLESAADDAPGAAAAPASDATLDEIAARKKQQLKGKQTSGVQKFLAKFATIFTPLIPGFIAVGLLLGFATLAEQIFVLGKASPNSVLVEIISYMKVFSKGMFTFLSILIGYNAQKAFGGSGVNGAIIAALFVLGYNPDATTGFYSGISSFFGHTIDPRGNIIGVLIAAILGAWVEKRVRSIMPANLDMILTSAVTLLIMGAVTFIAIMPVGGYLFNGMSWLFLHLNGNPFGSAVLAGLFLLAVMFGVHQGFVPVYFALMDAQGFNSLFTILAMAGGGQVGAALALYARANKEALLRTQIKGAIIPGILGIGEPLIYGVTLPRVKPFITACLGGACGGFFIGLVAWLGLPVGLNTVFGPSGLVALPLMTSNSGIYAGMAVYAAGLAVAYLSGFILTWLFGSKNVDLS, from the coding sequence ATGGCCAAAATAACCCGCGAGATGATAGCCCGTATTACCCAGGCCGTGGGCGGCGGAAGCAACGTTGCCCATTGCGGCAACTGTATGACCCGCCTCCGACTTACCCTGCGTGACGATACCCGCGCCGATGTCGCGGCGATTCGCCAGATCCCCGGCGTGCTGGGTGTGATTGAAAGCGATGAACAGTTCCAGATTGTGCTTGGTCCGGGGCACGCCCAGACCGCGGCAGAGATGATGAATCAACATCTGGAAAGCGCCGCGGACGATGCGCCGGGCGCGGCGGCGGCACCCGCCAGCGACGCCACGCTTGATGAGATTGCCGCCCGGAAAAAACAGCAGTTGAAAGGTAAGCAAACCAGCGGCGTGCAAAAGTTTCTGGCGAAATTCGCCACTATCTTTACGCCCCTTATCCCGGGCTTTATCGCCGTCGGTTTGCTGCTGGGCTTCGCGACGCTTGCCGAGCAAATTTTTGTGCTGGGTAAGGCCTCGCCAAACAGCGTGCTGGTGGAAATCATCAGTTATATGAAGGTGTTCAGTAAAGGGATGTTCACCTTTCTGAGTATTCTCATCGGTTACAACGCGCAGAAAGCGTTCGGCGGTTCCGGCGTTAATGGCGCGATCATCGCCGCCCTGTTTGTGCTGGGGTATAACCCCGACGCCACAACTGGGTTCTATTCCGGCATCTCTTCCTTTTTCGGCCATACCATCGATCCGCGCGGCAATATTATCGGCGTGCTGATTGCCGCCATTCTCGGCGCGTGGGTGGAAAAGCGCGTGCGCAGCATCATGCCAGCCAATCTGGATATGATCCTGACCTCCGCCGTTACGCTGCTGATTATGGGCGCGGTGACGTTTATCGCGATCATGCCGGTGGGCGGATATCTGTTCAACGGAATGTCATGGCTGTTCCTGCACCTGAACGGCAACCCCTTTGGGTCGGCGGTGCTGGCGGGGCTGTTCTTACTGGCGGTAATGTTTGGCGTACACCAGGGGTTTGTTCCGGTCTATTTTGCCTTAATGGATGCGCAGGGCTTCAACTCGCTGTTCACCATTCTCGCGATGGCAGGCGGCGGCCAGGTGGGCGCGGCGCTGGCGCTTTACGCCCGCGCAAACAAAGAGGCGCTGCTGCGTACCCAAATCAAAGGGGCGATTATTCCCGGCATCCTGGGCATTGGCGAACCGCTGATTTACGGCGTGACGCTGCCGCGGGTGAAGCCTTTTATCACTGCCTGCCTGGGCGGCGCATGCGGCGGCTTCTTTATTGGCCTGGTGGCCTGGCTCGGGTTGCCGGTGGGGCTGAATACCGTATTTGGTCCGTCGGGTCTGGTGGCGCTGCCATTAATGACATCGAATAGCGGGATTTATGCCGGGATGGCGGTTTACGCGGCGGGATTAGCGGTTGCCTATCTGTCAGGGTTTATCCTGACGTGGTTGTTTGGCAGTAAGAATGTCGATCTGAGTTAA
- the ynfB gene encoding protein codes for MKTLLGKSAVMMLLAGVFAIASPLHAQTDRLIIESGDSAQSRQNAAMDKEQWNDTRSLRQKINKRAEKEWDKADVAFDAQDKCQQSANVNAYWEPNTLRCLDRRTGRQITP; via the coding sequence ATGAAAACCCTCCTTGGCAAATCTGCAGTTATGATGTTGCTGGCTGGTGTGTTTGCCATCGCTTCGCCGCTCCATGCGCAGACCGATCGACTGATCATCGAATCCGGCGACAGCGCGCAATCTCGCCAGAATGCGGCGATGGATAAAGAGCAATGGAATGACACCCGTTCGCTGCGCCAGAAAATTAACAAGCGTGCAGAAAAAGAGTGGGATAAAGCGGACGTCGCCTTTGACGCCCAGGACAAATGTCAGCAAAGCGCCAATGTGAACGCTTACTGGGAACCGAATACCCTTCGCTGCCTGGATCGTCGAACAGGCCGCCAGATTACACCGTAA
- the speG gene encoding spermidine N1-acetyltransferase, protein MPSDLNVKLRPLEREDLRFVHQLDNNASVMRYWFEEPYEAFVELSDLYDKHIHDQSERRFVVECDGDKAGLVELVEINHVHRRAEFQIIISPEHQGKGLASRAAKLAMDYGFTVLNLYKLYLIVDKENVKAIHIYRKLGFTVEGELVHEFFINGEYRNTIRMCIFQHQYLAEHKTQGNILKPTAQ, encoded by the coding sequence ATGCCCAGCGATCTCAACGTTAAACTTCGTCCGCTTGAGCGTGAAGATTTGCGCTTCGTCCATCAGTTAGATAACAACGCCAGCGTAATGCGTTACTGGTTTGAAGAACCCTATGAGGCGTTTGTCGAACTCTCCGATCTGTACGATAAACACATTCACGACCAGAGCGAACGCCGCTTTGTGGTGGAGTGCGATGGCGATAAAGCCGGCCTTGTGGAACTGGTGGAAATTAACCACGTCCATCGCCGCGCCGAGTTCCAGATCATTATTTCTCCGGAGCATCAGGGTAAAGGGCTGGCGTCCCGCGCCGCCAAACTGGCGATGGACTACGGTTTTACCGTACTCAACCTGTACAAGCTCTACCTGATTGTCGATAAAGAAAACGTTAAAGCCATCCACATCTACCGTAAGCTTGGGTTCACGGTTGAGGGCGAGCTGGTTCATGAATTCTTTATTAACGGCGAGTACCGCAACACCATCCGCATGTGCATTTTCCAGCATCAATATCTGGCGGAACACAAAACCCAGGGCAATATTTTAAAGCCCACCGCGCAGTAA
- the opuCC_2 gene encoding ABC transporter substrate-binding protein: protein MRLFSRLLAAVTGLALFANVAQAAPIVLATKGFTEQHILSALTVLYLQKKGFPVQPKTNIAAVISRNAMVNNQIDITWEYTGTSLIIFNKIDKRMTPQESYDTVKRLDAKLGLVWLNPADMNNTYAFAMQRERAEKENITTLSQMVERMDYLRQHDPKNNWLLGLDLEFSGRSDGIKPLQKAYNMRLDRPQIRQMDPGLVYNAIRDGFVDAGLVYTTDGRVKGFDLKVLEDDKGFFPSYAVTPVVRKPILDANPGLDEALNTLSGLLNNDVIATLNARVDIDHESPQKVAREFLQQHKLL, encoded by the coding sequence ATGAGACTGTTTTCCCGCCTGCTGGCCGCCGTAACGGGGCTGGCGCTTTTCGCGAACGTTGCCCAGGCTGCCCCCATCGTCCTCGCAACCAAAGGATTTACCGAGCAACATATCCTCTCTGCCCTGACGGTTCTGTACCTGCAAAAGAAGGGTTTCCCGGTGCAGCCGAAAACCAATATTGCCGCCGTTATTTCCCGCAATGCGATGGTCAATAACCAAATCGATATCACCTGGGAATACACCGGCACCTCGCTGATTATCTTTAACAAAATTGATAAGCGAATGACGCCGCAGGAGTCTTACGACACCGTGAAACGCCTGGACGCCAAACTCGGGCTGGTGTGGCTGAACCCGGCTGACATGAACAACACTTATGCCTTCGCGATGCAGCGCGAACGGGCGGAAAAAGAGAACATCACCACCCTGTCGCAGATGGTGGAAAGAATGGATTACCTGCGCCAGCATGACCCGAAAAACAACTGGCTGCTGGGCCTTGACCTGGAATTCTCCGGACGCAGCGACGGCATAAAACCTCTGCAGAAAGCTTACAACATGCGTCTCGACCGCCCGCAAATCCGCCAGATGGACCCGGGGCTGGTGTATAACGCCATTCGCGATGGGTTTGTGGACGCCGGGCTGGTGTACACCACCGACGGGCGGGTGAAAGGCTTCGATCTCAAAGTGCTGGAAGATGATAAAGGGTTCTTCCCGAGCTATGCGGTCACACCAGTGGTGCGCAAACCGATCCTCGACGCCAATCCGGGCCTGGACGAGGCGCTCAACACCCTGTCGGGACTGCTGAATAATGATGTCATCGCCACGCTGAATGCCCGGGTGGATATCGATCATGAGTCGCCCCAAAAGGTCGCGCGTGAATTTCTTCAACAGCACAAGCTGCTTTAA